Proteins from a single region of Hordeum vulgare subsp. vulgare chromosome 6H, MorexV3_pseudomolecules_assembly, whole genome shotgun sequence:
- the LOC123405030 gene encoding uncharacterized protein LOC123405030 — MLQLGRRLAYHGLRLAYHGLRPRLVTTCHLLATVPPPLPPSASLPSPTASTMAAWQPCAVDVVYGEVYAGCVGLPVVDGSALRGVLSVDLGPEDVPSFVAAPESYCVFDGLEDADDVFVNSFHELETKSEVLAPAVKGTSNVLKACSAMKVQKILLFAVAKESSNFLPILKETAKSFKGKLLFVFVEGDNEEVGEPVANYFGITGQETTVLAYTGNEDAKKFFFSGEISLDNIKVAGDDGNVG; from the exons ATGCTGCAGCTCGGCCGCCGCCTCGCATACCACGGCCTCCGCCTCGCATACCACGGCCTCCGCCCCAGGCTCGTCACCACGTGCCACCTCCTCGCCACCGTCccgccccctttgcccccttccgCGTCGCTGCCATCTCCGACGGCTTCGACGATGGCGGCATGGCAGCCCTGCGCGGTGGACGTCGTCTACGGGGAGGTCTACGCGGGCTGCGTCGGCCTGCCGGTCGTGGACGGGAGCGCGCTCCGGGGCGTGCTGAGCGTCGACCTGGGGCCGGAGGACGTGCCGTCGTTCGTGGCGGCGCCGGAGTCGTACTGTGTGTTCGATGGGTTGGAGGACGCCGACGACGTGTTCGTCAACTCGTTCCATGAGCTCGAGACCAAG TCAGAAGTATTGGCTCCTGCTGTGAAAGGTACTTCAAATGTGCTAAAGGCTTGCTCGGCTATGAAGGTTCAGAAG ATTTTGCTATTCGCTGTTGCAAAGGAGTCCTCGAACTTCCTGCCCATCTTGAAGGAAACAGCAAAATCATTCAAGGGAAAG cttttatttgtttttgtggaGGGTGACAATGAGGAAGTTGGTGAACCTGTTGCCAATTACTTTGGAATTACTGGACAAGAGACCACG GTTCTTGCTTACACTGGGAATGAAGACGCTAAGAAGTTTTTCTTCAGTGGTGAAATATCACTGGACAACATTAAG GTTGCTGGAGATGATGGCAATGTTGGTTGA